CTTATGAAGTTAGCGGCGGACGGGTGAGTAACACGTGGGTAACCTGCCCATAAGACTGGGATAACTCCGGGAAACCGGGGCTAATACCGGATAACATTTTGAACCGCATGGTTCGAAATTGAAAGGCGGCTCCGGCTGTCACTTATGGATGGACCCGCGTCGCATTAGCTAGTTGGTGAGGTAACGGCTCACCAAGGCAACGATGCGTAGCCGACCTGAGAGGGTGATCGGCCACACTGGGACTGAGACACGGCCCAGACTCCTACGGGAGGCAGCAGTAGGGAATCTTCCGCAATGGACGAAAGTCTGACGGAGCAACGCCGCGTGAGTGATGAAGGCTTTCGGGTCGTAAAACTCTGTTGTTAGGGAAGAACAAGTGCTAGTTGAATAAGCTGGCACCTTGACGGTACCTAACCAGAAAGCCACGGCTAACTACGTGCCAGCAGCCGCGGTAATACGTAGGTGGCAAGCGTTATCCGGAATTATTGGGCGTAAAGCGCGCGCAGGTGGTTTCTTAAGTCTGATGTGAAAGCCCACGGCTCAACCGTGGAGGGTCATTGGAAACTGGGAGACTTGAGTGCAGAAGAGGAAAGTGGAATTCCATGTGTAGCGGTGAAATGCGTAGAGATATGGAGGAACACCAGTGGCGAAGGCGACTTTCTGGTCTGTAACTGACACTGAGGCGCGAAAGCGTGGGGAGCAAACAGGATTAGATACCCTGGTAGTCCACGCCGTAAACGATGAGTGCTAAGTGTTAGAGGGTTTCCGCCCTTTAGTGCTGAAGTTAACGCATTAAGCACTCCGCCTGGGGAGTACGGCCGCAAGGCTGAAACTCAAAGGAATTGACGGGGGCCCGCACAAGCGGTGGAGCATGTGGTTTAATTCGAAGCAACGCGAAGAACCTTACCAGGTCTTGACATCCTCTGAAAACCCTAGAGATAGGGCTTCTCCTTCGGGAGCAGAGTGACAGGTGGTGCATGGTTGTCGTCAGCTCGTGTCGTGAGATGTTGGGTTAAGTCCCGCAACGAGCGCAACCCTTGATCTTAGTTGCCATCATTAAGTTGGGCACTCTAAGGTGACTGCCGGTGACAAACCGGAGGAAGGTGGGGATGACGTCAAATCATCATGCCCCTTATGACCTGGGCTACACACGTGCTACAATGGACGGTACAAAGAGCTGCAAGACCGCGAGGTGGAGCTAATCTCATAAAACCGTTCTCAGTTCGGATTGTAGGCTGCAACTCGCCTACATGAAGCTGGAATCGCTAGTAATCGCGGATCAGCATGCCGCGGTGAATACGTTCCCGGGCCTTGTACACACCGCCCGTCACACCACGAGAGTTTGTAACACCCGAAGTCGGTGGGGTAACCTTTTTGGAGCCAGCCGCCTAAGGTGGGACAGATGATTGGGGTGAAGTCGTAACAAGGTAGCCGTATCGGAAGGTGCGGCTGGATCACCTCCTTTCTATGGAGAATTGATGAACGCTGTTCATCAATAAAGTTTCCGTGTTTCGTTTTGTTCAGTTTTGAGAGAACTATCTCTCATATATAAATGTATGTTCTTTGAAAACTAGATAACAGTGTAGCTCATATTTTTTAATTTTAATTTGGTTAAGTTAGAAAGGGCGCACGGTGGATGCCTTGACACTAGGAGTCGATGAAGGACGGGACTAACGCCGATATGCTTCGGGGAGCTGTAAGTAAGCTTTGATCCGAAGATTTCCGAATGGGGAAACCCACCATACGTAATGGTATGGTATCCTTATCTGAATACATAGGGTAAGGAAGACAGACCCAGGGAACTGAAACATCTAAGTACCTGGAGGAAGAGAAAGCAAATGCGATTTCCTGAGTAGCGGCGAGCGAAACGGAACATAGCCCAAACCAAGAGGCTTGCCTCTTGGGGTTGTAGGACATTCTATACGGAGTTACAAAGGAACGAGGTAGACGAAGCGACCTGGAAAGGTCCGTCGTAGAGGGTAACAACCCCGTAGTCGAAACTTCGTTCTCTCTTGAATGTATCCTGAGTACGGCGGAACACGTGAAATTCCGTCGGAATCTGGGAGGACCATCTCCCAAGGCTAAATACTCCCTAGTGATCGATAGTGAACCAGTACCGTGAGGAAAAGGTGAAAAGCACCCCGGAAGGGGAGTGAAAGAGATCCTGAAACCGTGTGCCTACAAATAGTCAGAGCCCGTTAACGGGTGATGGCGTGCCTTTTGTAGAATGAACCGGCGAGTTACGATCCCGTGCGAGGTTAAGCTGAAGAGGCGGAGCCGCAGCGAAAGCGAGTCTGAATAGGGCGTTTAGTACGTGGTCGTAGACCCGAAACCAGGTGATCTACCCATGTCCAGGGTGAAGTTCAGGTAACACTGAATGGAGGCCCGAACCCACGCACGTTGAAAAGTGCGGGGATGAGGTGTGGGTAGCGGAGAAATTCCAATCGAACCTGGAGATAGCTGGTTCTCCCCGAAATAGCTTTAGGGCTAGCCTTAAGTGTAAGAGTCTTGGAGGTAGAGCACTGATTGGACTAGGGGTCCTCATCGGATTACCGAATTCAGTCAAACTCCGAATGCCAATGACTTATCCTTAGGAGTCAGACTGCGAGTGATAAGATCCGTAGTCAAAAGGGAAACAGCCCAGACCGCCAGCTAAGGTCCCAAAGTGTGTATTAAGTGGAAAAGGATGTGGAGTTGCTTAGACAACTAGGATGTTGGCTTAGAAGCAGCCACCATTTAAAGAGTGCGTAATAGCTCACTAGTCGAGTGACTCTGCGCCGAAAATGTACCGGGGCTAAATACACCACCGAAGCTGCGGATTGATACCAATGGTATCAGTGGTAGGGGAGCGTTCTAAGGACAGTGAAGTCAGACCGGAAGGACTGGTGGAGTGCTTAGAAGTGAGAATGCCGGTATGAGTAGCGAAAGACGGGTGAGAATCCCGTCCACCGAATGCCTAAGGTTTCCTGAGGAAGGCTCGTCCGCTCAGGGTTAGTCAGGACCTAAGCCGAGGCCGACAGGCGTAGGCGATGGACAACAGGTTGATATTCCTGTACCACCTCTTTATCGTTTGAGCAATGGAGGGACGCAGAAGGATAGAAGAAGCGTGCGATTGGTTGTGCACGTCCAAGCAGTTAGGCTGATAAGTAGGCAAATCCGCTTATCGTAAAGGCTGAGCTGTGATGGGGAAGCTCCTTATGGAGCGAAGTCTTTGATTCCCCGCTGCCAAGAAAAGCTTCTAGCGAGATAAAAGGTGCCTGTACCGCAAACCGACACAGGTAGGCGAGGAGAGAATCCTAAGGTGTGCGAGAGAACTCTGGTTAAGGAACTCGGCAAAATGACCCCGTAACTTCGGGAGAAGGGGTGCTTTCTTAACGGAAAGCCGCAGTGAATAGGCCCAAGCGACTGTTTAGCAAAAACACAGCTCTCTGCGAAGCCGTAAGGCGAAGTATAGGGGGTGACACCTGCCCGGTGCTGGAAGGTTAAGGAGAGGGGTTAGCGTAAGCGAAGCTCTGAACTGAAGCCCCAGTAAACGGCGGCCGTAACTATAACGGTCCTAAGGTAGCGAAATTCCTTGTCGGGTAAGTTCCGACCCGCACGAAAGGTGTAACGATTTGGGCACTGTCTCAACCAGAGACTCGGTGAAATTATAGTACCTGTGAAGATGCAGGTTACCCGCGACAGGACGGAAAGACCCCGTGGAGCTTTACTGTAGCCTGATATTGAATTTTGGTACAGTTTGTACAGGATAGGCGGGAGCCATTGAAACCGGAGCGCTAGCTTCGGTGGAGGCGCTGGTGGGATACCGCCCTGACTGTATTGAAATTCTAACCTACGGGTCTTATCGACCCGGGAGACAGTGTCAGGTGGGCAGTTTGACTGGGGCGGTCGCCTCCTAAAGTGTAACGGAGGCGCCCAAAGGTTCCCTCAGAATGGTTGGAAATCATTCGTAGAGTGCAAAGGCATAAGGGAGCTTGACTGCGAGACCTACAAGTCGAGCAGGGACGAAAGTCGGGCTTAGTGATCCGGTGGTTCCGCATGGAAGGGCCATCGCTCAACGGATAAAAGCTACCCCGGGGATAACAGGCTTATCTCCCCCAAGAGTCCACATCGACGGGGAGGTTTGGCACCTCGATGTCGGCTCATCGCATCCTGGGGCTGTAGTCGGTCCCAAGGGTTGGGCTGTTCGCCCATTAAAGCGGTACGCGAGCTGGGTTCAGAACGTCGTGAGACAGTTCGGTCCCTATCCGTCGTGGGCGTAGGAAATTTGAGAGGAGCTGTCCTTAGTACGAGAGGACCGGGATGGACGCACCGCTGGTGTACCAGTTGTTCTGCCAAGGGCATAGCTGGGTAGCTATGTGCGGAAGGGATAAGTGCTGAAAGCATCTAAGCATGAAGCCCCCCTCAAGATGAGATTTCCCATAGCGTAAGCTAGTAAGATCCCTGAAAGATGATCAGGTTGATAGGTTCGAGGTGGAAGCATGGTGACATGTGGAGCTGACGAATACTAATAGATCGAGGACTTAACCATATAATATGTAGCAATGTTATCTAGTTTTGAGAGAACATAAAAAACTTGTTGACTTTTAAAGTAAATAAGTTATAATAATGATTGTCTCAAAAGAATAATGTCTGGTAATGATGGCAGAGAGGTCACACCCGTTCCCATACCGAACACGGAAGTTAAGCTCTCTAGCGCCGATGGTAGTTGGGACCTTGTCCCTGTGAGAGTAGGACGTTGCCAGGCAATATTATTCCGCAGTAGCTCAGCGGTAGAGCTATCGGCTGTTAACCGATCGGTCGTAGGTTCGATTCCTACCTGCGGAGCCATTGGAGAGCTGTCCGAGTTGGCCGAAGGAGCACGATTGGAAATCGTGTATACGTCACAAGCGTATCAAGGGTTCGAATCCCTTGCTCTCCGCCATAGGATTTATAATATTTGGCCCGTTGGTCAAGTGGTTAAGACACCGCCCTTTCACGGCGGTAACACGGGTTCGAATCCCGTACGGGTCACCACTTTGGAGGATTAGCTCAGCTGGGAGAGCACCTGCCTTACAAGCAGGGGGTCGGCGGTTCGATCCCGTCATCCTCCACCATATAAATTTTATATGAATAGTATTATCGCGGGGTGGAGCAGCACGGTAGCTCGTCGGGCTCATAACCCGAAGGTCGCAGGTTCAAATCCTGTCCCCGCAACCAAATGGTCCCGTGGTGTAGTGGTTAACATGCCTGCCTGTCACGCAGGAGATCGCCGGTTCGACCCCGGTCGGGACCGCCATTTTAATAAGGCTCGGTAGCTCAGTCGGTAGAGCAGAGGACTGAAAATCCTCGTGTCGGCGGTTCGATTCCGTCCCGAGCCACCATTTATTTTAATAAAATACGCCGGCTTAGCTCAATTGGTAGAGCAACTGACTTGTAATCAGTAGGTTGGGGGTTCAAGTCCTCTAGCCGGCACCATGTAAGTTTCGGAGGGGTAGCGAAGTGGCTAAACGCGGCGGACTGTAAATCCGCTCCTTCGGGTTCGGCAGTTCGAATCTGCCCCCCTCCACCATTTACATAGGGGCATAGTTTAAAGGTAGAACTGAGGTCTCCAAAACCTCCAGTGTGGGTTCGATTCCTACTGCCCCTGCCAAATATATTTACACAACATGGCGGTTGTGGCGAAGTGGTTAACGCACCGGATTGTGGCTCCGGCATTCGTGGGTTCGATTCCCATCAGTCGCCCCATTTTTATTTTAAAAATTACAAATAATCTAATGGATACTTACATATAATTAAGTAAGAATTCGATGGGCTATAGCCAAGCGGTAAGGCAACGGACTTTGACTCCGTCATGCGCTGGTTCGAATCCAGCTAGCCCAGCCATTTTTGCGGAAGTAGTTCAGTGGTAGAATACAACCTTGCCAAGGTTGGGGTCGCGGGTTCGAATCCCGTCTTCCGCTCCAATAAAATTTTATATGGCGGCATAGCCAAGTGGTAAGGCAGAGGTCTGCAAAACCTTTATCACCGGTTCAAATCCGGTTGCCGCCTTTTCTTTTGTGCCGATGTGGCGGAATTGGCAGACGCGCACGACTCAAAATCGTGTTCCTTCGGGAGTGTCGGTTCGACCCCGACCATCGGTATCATGAACGGCGTAATAAAAGACTCTACACCAAATGTGTAGAGTCTTTTTATATTTTCATCACACTATAAAATAAGCAAAATGGTGTGTTGATGAAATGGTTATAAATGATTAAGGTAAACTTATTCATTTAGTACATGCGATACAGTTGGGGAAAGCTACAAAACAATAAAGGGATAAATTTTTATCCCTTTATATAATTTCATTATTTTATAGAGAATTTCTCCAACCTGGTGACATGAAGTTAAATCCGACGCCACCAGTAGATATTAGTACATGATCAGCTGTTAATTTCGTAATTTCTAAGAACTTCTTTTCAAACTCTTCTCTGTTGTATTTGTACATAGTTGAGTGGCATGACCACATGTGCGTTGAAGTACTCAACCAGTCTCCTAATTCCTTTAATTCAGGAAACGACTCAAATCGAATTGGTTCATCTAATTTCATGAATCTCACTTGATAGATAGTTGGGTTTAATTTTTCTCCTATTCCTTTAAAAGCATGTGATTTTTTGTCTTTGGAATGTGTCATAATTCACCCTCCATCTTTTCTTCAAATTTTTTCCTATTTTTATTATACAACAATAGAAAATAATTATGGGAATAATATGGAAATATTTATTGGCAATATAAAAAGACTGTATCAGAAATGTTAGAGTCTTTTTGTTAAATTATACTATGTGCTTCTAAAATTCGTAATAAACGTAGGAATTCATGTATAATATAACTTGTCGAAAGAACAAAATGATAGTGATTTATATTATGTCTGTAATATGAATCAAAAATGAACTTTTTATATTTCTTTTAAAAATGTGTTGAACACACATTATATTTCATATTAATATTTTTATGTAGATTTAAAACGGGAAAGAGAGTGGAAAGTATGGGCCGTAAATGGAACAATATTAAAGACAAAAAAGCATCAAAAGATGCAAATACAAGCCGTATATACGCGAAATTTGGGCGTGAAATTTATGTGGCAGCAAAACAAGGCGAGCCAGATCCAGAATCAAACCAAGCACTAAGAGTTGTATTAGAGCGTGCGAAAACATACAATGTTCCAAGAACAATTATTGATCGTGCGGTTGAAAAAGCAAAAGGCGGTTCAGAAGAAA
This DNA window, taken from Bacillus cereus ATCC 14579, encodes the following:
- a CDS encoding DUF3884 family protein; this translates as MTHSKDKKSHAFKGIGEKLNPTIYQVRFMKLDEPIRFESFPELKELGDWLSTSTHMWSCHSTMYKYNREEFEKKFLEITKLTADHVLISTGGVGFNFMSPGWRNSL